A window of Vidua chalybeata isolate OUT-0048 chromosome 27, bVidCha1 merged haplotype, whole genome shotgun sequence contains these coding sequences:
- the MRPL34 gene encoding 39S ribosomal protein L34, mitochondrial, translated as MGSGVVGGRSEMAALGPVWARAGGRSFSLLRGFPFPLLPNALEPLPGSSGAAALRRVPVPAWDFQQTRGKCRGNEYQPNNWKRKKTHGWIKRIRTPGGIAVILRRMLKGRKSLSH; from the exons ATGGGAAGCGGCGTTGTTGGCGGGCGGAGCGAAATGGCGGCGCTGGGCCCGGTGTGGGCGCGGGCCGGGGGCCGCAG CTTTTCCCTGCTGCGAGGTTTTCCCTTCCCGCTGCTCCCAAACGCTCTGGAGCCGCTCCCCGGGAGCTCCGGCGCCGCCGCTCTCCGCCGCGTCCCGGTGCCGGCGTGGGATTTCCAACAAACCCGCGGCAAGTGCCGGGGGAACGAGTACCAGCCCAACAACTGGAAGCGGAAGAAGACTCACGGCTGGATCAAACGGATCAGAACTCCCGGCGGGATCGCCGTGATCCTGCGCCGGATGCTGAAGGGCAGGAAATCCCTGAGCCACTGA